A region of the Salvia splendens isolate huo1 chromosome 11, SspV2, whole genome shotgun sequence genome:
atttcatcaTCAACTTATCTATAGCTCTAGTGTTTAGTGCATTTAGTCAAATGCAAACTTAGTCGATAAACGTGGAGTAGGGGTCTACCCGAATTTAAGAGCGCCATTTTCCAACTACATAACAAAATTGAGTAATTTTTCCaataaattagttttaaatatGTCGTGATACAATTAATTATAGTTTCTGGATGGTCACATTGGTCAAACCGTGAGCTTTCATATGACATACATATTCTATCTATCCGTTCCGTAAAAGGTGACACTATAAAATAACACctgattttataaaaaaaaattatatattaaataaaaaaagaaaatacatttttttatattaatataacataatatttttttttaaatgaaaatatgatatataattaatatgacGTACcactttttttcaaaaatgaaaatgtgatatCTTTAGTGgacaaatttaaatgaaaagtgAGTATTCTAAGTAGTAATATAACATCTAACACTTTATCTTATTGATCGATTTTATTATTCATTGGTTGATATTATATACTTTTAGCGCTTTCTGTTAAATAACACAAAGACGCTAAACAAAAATGAGTACtataatattgaaaaaaatattcaccTATATTATTCCACAAAAATAATCTTGATAATAAGTGTacaagttttaatgtgaaagataaagagaaaaaggGTTAATGTACTAacactccctccgttttttaaaaatagcaactatttccattttggaccgttccttaaaaatagaaactttagaatttttctattttaggacatggaccccacaatccactaactctactttcactactttttctcttcctctctcttactttactcatttttcttttcatttctcttactttactaatttttcctacttaatttaccaattgtgcattaaaactcgtgtcgtttcaaatgtttttattttttttaacacggagggagtagtaaaaaaTGAGATTTAACTCATAAGAGAGACTAACCATGAATAATTTCATGAATGaaccaaaatttataaaaaaaaatattcatagagaaaatagtagtataatttttctGATAATCTCTTCCTATATTTATGCGATTTCATCATGCATTTGGAatacattcatatttttcatagcTTCATGCATgattttaaatcaagaaaatgtATAATGTTAAACAAACACTAAATAGCAGAACGTTGTattataattgagtcattttatgattaacatattttttcatactttATCTCTTAACTATGGATGCACAGAGGAAGTTATATCAAATActaaaatatactaataaaacTGAATGAGTTTGTAAAGCatgataaagaaaaagaaataattaaaatagtgttagtatATTCACTTCGGTCGATATAGAACGGTACGACGAGATAAAATATGCACAATTTAGTGAAACAATACTGAATATTTAGATTTTCAGATGAAACTGCaacattaaaaaatttaataaaaccTTACTAATCTATGAAATATTTTACAGAAGttgaaattgattttatttcttCCTTGAGACTTTAAACTTCCTCTAATAAACTATGATGCAGACTAATCATTAAAAATTCCAATAAGAAAAGACAATAAAAAGGGGAATTAAACCCAATGAATTTTGGCAAGCACATTTGGAAGAAATTTTGAATATTAGTCACAGTTTCTATTCGTCCCAATATAGACGGCAAAAGACTAAGAATAAGTTCTAGAAAATTGCAACTTTTCTAATATCAAAATAGATATAGATTCGACTTGTAATCATCTGTAATTTAATGAACCAACCACTCTTCATAGCCTCTACTCCTCTCCTATCAAACCTTCACCCTTCATTCTTCATCAAGGAAGCCAAAATCAAAATCGAAACGCAGTTGATGAGACGATACCTGGAGTGATGGGAAGATCGAGCGATTTCAAGTTCTGGGAAGAAAGGTTATCGGTTGGTCACCGCTGCTGCGAGGATGAGTTGTTTGAATTCCAAATGCGCGGAGAAGATCAAGTTGAAGCGTCATCTCCTCCACTGTGGAGAAAACCGGAAACCTCCACTTTGCTTCCCGAGAACCACCAGTATAGCTGCCTCTCCCCAACGTCCCGTTTAAGGGCAATCGTTGATGGTAGAAGGGAGCTCATGGAGATGCTCAAAGAAGTTCCTGAATCTTCATATGAGCTGACACTCAAAGATATAGTCGAGCATCAAGACAAGGAGGTTGTGGTAACAGATGACGAGAAAGTGAAGCATAAAACCCCCTTGATAATGAAAAGCGCCAACACTAAACCAATATGCAGGAGCGAAAGCATGGAGAGCGAAGTGTTTTTACTAAAGATGTTCTTACCTGTATCGCTCAGTtcaaagaggaagaagaaggccAATACGAGAAAGCACTCAAGAGAGGGACCTGATAAACAAGCAAATAAAGAGTGGTGGAAGATTATATATTTAGCCATAACAGATTATCGGAAGAGTAGAAATATCATCAGAAAGAGTAATATCAGTAATCTTACCAGGTACACTTTCCCCAATCTTTGCTCTTAGCAGTAGAGTCATCATAGTTTGGGCATAGAAAAAATAGGCTATGGAAACAATTAATATCTATCAAAACGTAAAGAACCTCAATGTTCAAACCACTGAATAGACTTTAAGCAGTATAGATGAATACAGGGAATCAGAATATAATGAACTTGCAGAACCTACGGAGTTGATAGCTTCTCGTACTTATTTCAACTCCAAAACTGTACAGCTTAGTTAATAATTACTCGATACCTTGTCAATGTCTTTCAGCGAGAAGAAATACAAATCAAGAGGACAGGTTGGGTGCCTGTTCTGTAAAAAATCGCAGAGTTGCAAAAGTTGATCATGTAGATCAAGCACAGCAAGGAGATTATATACGAAATGCTGCGAATCCAGATGCTCAAATCTCAAGTGTAAGCATGCCTGAAACCTTCCCAGTTGAAAGCAGAATTTAATCTTAGTCACAAATATTGTACCAGCAGTTGCTAAGCAATGAAGCCACAACCACAGTAGCAAGAGCCGACAAGTTGTATAATTTTGAAAATGGCAATCAAGCAGGCTACTAATGTATTTTTTCGGACAAATCAATTCCAGATGGTCCAGATTGTTCCAATTTCATTTCTAGTAATAACAAATGAtaaaaagacaagaaaaattGTCACAAGAACATGTACTAGCAGTTAAAATTCACATCAGAAGATGCTGCCTGTGAGATATTTCCATTtcctatttaaaaataaaatccacTAACGCACAGCAAGACTCAGTACTCCAACCACTGAGCGTCGGTTGATATCGAGAACTATCAACTTGTGACACTGTGTAATGAACATGATACAAAGACATGTTGCCATGATGCTTTGAAATTCTACGCATCATCTTCGGTGTCATTTAAAATAGCTCCTCTTACTTTAGACCTGCCAAAGGAGATTATGGCCATCAAACTAGATTCTAAGCAATTAATCAAACATGCCAGAAACCGATAGTAACCTGCGGTATGCCGGTACAACACGGTTAGTTCCCTTTCTTGCGTTTGTGTCAGAAGCAGTTTTCTTGTCTACAATTCCAGCACAAAATGTTGAGGGGGGAAGTGTCAGTTCCAAATATTAGAATAAGAGCGTAAATTCCTCCAAAGCAGGCCGCTTAAAGCTACATTACTAAAGTTTGGCCATGGAAAAAACTACTAcatccgtcccggctaagatgacacatttcttggccGGGCCGGgattaggagttattggttaatgtgtttaattggaaagagaaaaggggggtgtaagtattaaaatagagagagataaatattttaattggattgAGAAAAATTGGAAGTGTATAAATTGGACAaagaaagtttccaaaattagtaatgtgtcatcttatttgGAAGACTAAAAAAGGAATGCATGTGAAGGAATGCATGTGATCTTAACTAAGACAGAGCGAGTATATACGTATAATTCAACAGTTGAATtgaatactccccccgtcccactATATGTGAGgaatttcttttgggcacgagatttaagaaaatggtaTTTATTGAGTTAAGTGGAGAGTATAAAGTATGAGAAACGAAAAAGcaggagagaataaagtaagagagattgaataaagtatgagagagaaagatgttgCTTcttaccaaaaaagaaaatcaatcaCTTATGgtaggacaacccaaaatggaattgatcacttatggtgggacagagggagtacaacaTTACCCATTATGTACCATAAAAAATGATCTCAACTGATGATGCTTCATTGGTAGCTAGCTTGTAGTTTTTACATTAAGATTTAAAATAATTAGAGGAATGGAGTAATTATTAAATTGTAATAGTTACTAATTTCATTGCTCAAGCATATTCTAAAAAACTTGTCAGAAGGCACTAGCAAATCCTGCAGATAACATTAATTGTTCGAGGCTCCAAGGAGTAAAAGATGTCCTTGAGTAACAGATCAGGTACTTAGTAACAAGGAAATGCAAAGAGCTACATGATAAACAGAAAGTTTTTCTAAAAAAACATGAAGGGAAAAATGAAAGGATTACGAACTTTCTTTATTGAAGAATTGATACCTGGTGACTCTGCTGAAACTATAGCAGATGAAGAACCTTGGTCTTTTCTGTCATTTATTTTCTGTGACTTGTGCTTTCCTGAGTAAAATGTCATGCTTAATTGCTTCTGGAGATCAGCATTCTTCTCCTGAGACGGGTTGAGTAAATATCATTAGAAAAACAAAACCCAAAGTATCAACTTGACAAAAAGTATGGCAACCATGACAAGAAAATAGGAAgtagattcaatttttttccataTATAGATATGGGTGAGATATTGATAGGAGTAAAGGCTGTCACTCAATTAACCAATCATGACGAGAGCTTGACAGAATATCTAACTCACACTTTGGCTgatatta
Encoded here:
- the LOC121756011 gene encoding uncharacterized protein LOC121756011, with product MGRSSDFKFWEERLSVGHRCCEDELFEFQMRGEDQVEASSPPLWRKPETSTLLPENHQYSCLSPTSRLRAIVDGRRELMEMLKEVPESSYELTLKDIVEHQDKEVVVTDDEKVKHKTPLIMKSANTKPICRSESMESEVFLLKMFLPVSLSSKRKKKANTRKHSREGPDKQANKEWWKIIYLAITDYRKSRNIIRKSNISNLTSEKKYKSRGQVGCLFCKKSQSCKS